The nucleotide sequence GAGGTCGCGACCGAGAGTCCTTCGAACCAGTTCAGGTTGAACTCGCCGGAGAGCGGCACGAAGCGGATCACGTGCAACCCCGACTCGAGGTCGGCCGTGAAATCGACATCGACCCAGCTCTGCCAGCCGCCGGTGGCCGGAACCGCCACGGCACCCGTGCGATCGACACCGTCGACCTCGAGGCGGAACGTGCCCCCGCCACTCGCCGACGCGACGCGAGCGCGCAGGTCGAAGGTCCCGGTCGATGCGACGATGGCGGTGTATTCCACCCACTCGCCGGGCTGTACCCAACCCAGGTTGAAGCCTCCGCCCACGTCGGCGGTCGCCTCGAGATCGACCCCTTCGCTCGGGCGATACGCGCCGCCGTTGTTGGTCGGGTCGCTGTCGACGTAGGCGACGAGCGGGCCCCCTTCGTCGTAGTCCTCCGCCTCGATCCGTCCCGGGAGGGTGGCGACGGTGTCGCCGAAGGGAGCCTGGCCGCAGCCCGCACCCACGGTGATGTCGCTGACGCTCTCGGCGGTCCCACCCTGGTCGTCGATCGCGCGCGCGCGGATCCGGAAGCAGCCGTCGAAGACGTTCTGCCACACGAAGTCGTAGGGCGGGGTCGTGGCCTCGCCGAGATAGGTGAAATCGTCGTAGAACTCCACTCGATCGATCGATCCGTCCGGATCGTCGACGTCGACCGAGATGGCAACGTCCCCACGCGGAAGCGTCGAGCCCGATCGCGGTTCGAGGATCTGGACGCTCGGCAGGGCGTTGTCGGTGTCGGCGTACACGCGCACGTAGTCGACCACGAACTGCTGCGGGAGGTCCGCGGTGATGCAGCCCGGCGACGTGCATCCGGTGAAGTTGCCGCCCACCGCCGCGTTGAGGATCAGGTAGAAGGGCTGGTCGAAGGGTGCGCGCGGATTGCCGGGCGCGGCGTTCGTGAACCAATCGTCGCTGGTCTTCGTCGAGTACAGCAGGTCGTCGACGTACCAGCGGATCTCGTCGGGTTCCCACTCGATGGCGTACACCCGGAATCCGTTGGAGAAGTCGGCGTTCGCCGGCGCGTAGCTGCCGCCGCTGAACGTGTTCTGCGGGAACTCTCCGCCGAAGTGCAGGGTGCCGGAGACGAAGTCCATTGCGTTCGCGGACTCCATGATGTCGATCTCACCGCTGGCGGCCCAGGTTCCGTAGGTGTCGTCCTGGGGCATCATCCAGAAGGCCGGCCACATGCCGCCGCCCTTCGGCAGCTTGGCGCGCATCTCGATGCGGCCGTACAGGAAGCTGTGCTTGTTGCGGGTGACGATCTTGCCCGACGTGAACGAACGCCCCCCGAAGCTCTCCTCGCGCGCCGTGATCACGAGATTGCCGCCGAAGACGTCGACGTTCTCCGAGCGGTAGTACTGGAGTTCGGCGTTGCCCCATCCGCAGAGGTCCGGGCATCCGGTGCCGATGTCGTAGCCCCACTTCTCGGTGTCGAGTGCCGTGCCGTTGAACTCGTCGGCCCAGACGAGCGAGAAGGTCGCCTGCGCCGGTCGCGGGAACACGGCCAGGACAAGGGCCAGGAGGGAGAACAATGGGAGGGCCGTGGTCGTCTTCACCGTCGGGAGCTCCAGTGGGGGAGGACATCGGCCCGGTGCGCGTCCGCACCGGAACTATGTTCGGGCGCCGAACAAAGTATAGGCCATCGACCCGGGGTGATGCCACCCGAAGTCGCGGCGCTCCGGGCCTGGGGGGTGCCCCGACCTCCTTCGTCGCGAGGCACGGACTCGCGGGTCGACGGCGGGACGGATAGGATCGAGCCGACCGATCCCTCCGAGTCCCTCTTCCGTTGCGAGTCGCCACCATGCCCTTCCGGACCACCGACCCGACCACCGGACGCACCGAGAGGACCTTCGATCCCCTCGACCGCGCCGGAATCGATGCCGCGATCACTCGTACGCACGACGCCTTCGTCGGTTTCCGCAACACGCCGACGCCCGGGCGGGCCGAGGGCCTGCGCAAGGTGGCCGAGCGGCTCGAGACCCGTCGCGACGAACTCGCGCGGCTGGCGACGAAGGAGATGGGAAAGCGACTCGCCGAGGCGGGGTCGGAGGTCGACAAGTGTGCCTGGGTGTGCCGCTACTACGCCGAGCACGCCGAGGAGCAGCTGGCCGACGAGGTGGTCTCGACCGACGCGAAGGCCTCGTACGTGCGGCATCTCCCCCTCGGCGTGGTGCTCGCGATCATGCCGTGGAACTTCCCGTACTGGCAGATCCTGCGCTTCGCCGCGCCGGCGCTGGCCGCGGGCAACACCGCGCTCGTGAAGCCGGCGCCGAGCACGCCGCAGTGCGGATTGGCCGTCGCCGAACTCTTCGCCGAGGCGGGCTTCCCCGAGGGGTGTGTCCAGACGATCCTGGTCGAACCGGAGCAGGTCCCGTCGATCCTCGACGACCCCCGGGTGCGCGCCGTCACGCTGACCGGTTCGGAGGCGGCGGGCAGCGCGGTCGCGGAGCAGGCGGCGAAGCGGATCAAGCCGAGCGTCCTCGAGCTCGGCGGCAGCGATCCCTTCGTGGTGATGCCCTCGGCCGATCTCGACCGCGCGCTCGACGCCGCGGTCACCAGTCGCATGATCAACAACGGCCAGTCGTGCATCGCGGCCAAGCGCTTCGTCGTGCACGAGGACGTGGCCGACGCGTTCACGAAAGGCCTGGTCGAACGGGTCGAGGCGCTACGGCTCGGCGATCCGTCGGACGACGACACCGACATCGGCCCGATGGCGACGGCGGCGCTGCGGGATCGCCTTGCCGACCAGGTCGACCGGTCGATCGAAGCCGGCGCCCGTGCGCGCACCGGCTGTGAGGTCGTCGAGGGCGAAGGCTTCTTCTACCGCCCCGGCGTGTTGACCGACGTCCCCGAAGACTGCCCGGCGCGCACCGAGGAGCTCTTCGGTCCGGTCGCGGTGGTGCATCGGGCGCGCGACCTGGTGCACGCGATCGCGCTGGCGAACGAGACGCGCTACGGCCTCGGTGCGGCGATCTTCAGCCGGGACGACGCCGAGTGCGAACGGGCGATCCGTGACCTCGACGCAGGCTGCACCTTCGTGAACGCCTTCGTGAAGTCCGACCCGCGGCTGCCGTTCGGAGGGACGAAGGCCTCGGGCTACGGGCGCGAACTGGCGCGCGACGGTCTGCTGTCGTTCGTGAACCGGAAGACGGTGTGGGTCGAGGGGTGAGCGGCGGGGGCGCCGGATCGTCGCCGGACGATCTCCTGTCCGGGGTCACACGGGAAACAGCCTGGCGAAACGCAACAGCCATCGAGGCGATCCACGGAAGCGGATCCTTCCGGTGATCCATGAGCGCAGCAGGCCACGCCGCCCGTTGAGGAAGTCGATCCAGGTCTCCGCGTCTGCCCGGATGCGTAGGTCGGCGTCGCCGTGTAGTCCTTCGCGTACGTCCAGTCGGCCACGTTCGACACGTACGGTCAATGCCCGGTCATCGGTGCCGCGGAAGGTGAAGTGCCAGGTCGCGTCGACGTCTTTCGCCTGCTCCGCCTGGAACACCAGGAACAAGCCTTCCGCGAAGGTCGAGATGCTCTGGGGACGCAGTCCGCTCTCGACGTGACGGACCTCCTTGTGGGGGAAGCGCCGGGTCACGTGCGCCTCGGCGTCGGAGCCGGGTAGCGCGTAGACGGGTTCGTCGTGATCTCGGAGGGGATCGACCACCTGCTGCCGGTAGCCCTTGCGGTCGTCCAGGAAGGGTGCGATGACGTCCTCGCCGGCTGGACACACCGCCAGACAGTACGCCGCCCGGTAATTGGCGCCGTACGAGAGGCTCTGCCAATGGGCCACGCTCTCGCCCTCACGGTGCCGATCGCGAAGGTCGGAAGCACTGCGGGCGTCGGCCAGGCGGTCCTCCCAACGTGCGAAGTTGGCCATGAAGTCGTGGTAGTTGTGGTGGTAGCAGGCCGAGAAGTCGAAGGCACCGTCGGGTTTGATCGCGCCGACGGGGCAGGCCGAGACGCAGAGCTTGCACTCCAGGCAGGGATTGTAGTCGAGCGGCTCCGACTGCGTTGCGACGTCCTGGGCGACGAGCACGGTTCCGAGCAGCACGTGGTTGCCGAAGCGCGGATGGATGACGTTGCGGTGGACGCCCATCGCACCCAATCCGGCGGCCACTGCCGTCGTCTTGTGCTCGACGATCCACAAGCGCGAAGGGAAGTCCTGCACCTCCATGGGGAAACCCATGGCGGGGTTGAGCGCACGAACCCCGCGCGCTTCGAGCGCCGCTACCACGCGGTGTCCCACGGCGTCGACGTCGTGGCCCACGGTGTGGAACTCCAGGTTGGCCACGGAGCGGGCAGTGGCGCGCAGCGGCTCTCGGTTCATGCGCACTACATAGGCCAGGAGCGTGCGGACTCCGGGCAGGGCCCTCTCGAGGTGTGGCCGCTCGCCGGCGAGTTCGGGTCGGTCGATGGCGACCAGTCCGGCGTCGTCGGCGCCCGCTTCGCGGGCGATGGTCAGTAGCTCGTCTGCCTTGAGCGATCGGGGATCCGGATCACTGTCCACCTGCCGGCGGGCCCGAAGGGTCTTCACCGTGGGATGATCGTCGAGCTTCACGTCGGGTCTCCTGGTTCGGATTAGGGTGTATATACAACTCAAGGGGTGGAAGGAACGGTCTGCCTGACGGCGCGGTCGTGGATTCAGGAGGTGGAAGCGATGCGCGCCCAGATCGTACCGAGCGCTCGGGCGCCTTCCGGCCCCATCAGGTCCCGGGCCCTGCGTTGGGCCTTCTGCCAGTCCGGAAGTGCTGCGGCGAGGAGGGAGCGGCCCGACCGAGTGACCGAGTAGTGCACCCGCCGGCCCTCACCCTCGGTACGGATCCAGCCCTGTTCCTCGAGACGCCGCACGTTGCGGCTCACCGTGGACTTCTCCAGGTGCAGGGCGTCGACGAGATCGCCCGGCGTGGCCTCGCGATGCACCGCGATGGCCACCAGGATGTTGAACTGGCTCACCATGAGGCCGTGTGGTTGCA is from Candidatus Krumholzibacteriia bacterium and encodes:
- a CDS encoding carbohydrate-binding protein, yielding MKTTTALPLFSLLALVLAVFPRPAQATFSLVWADEFNGTALDTEKWGYDIGTGCPDLCGWGNAELQYYRSENVDVFGGNLVITAREESFGGRSFTSGKIVTRNKHSFLYGRIEMRAKLPKGGGMWPAFWMMPQDDTYGTWAASGEIDIMESANAMDFVSGTLHFGGEFPQNTFSGGSYAPANADFSNGFRVYAIEWEPDEIRWYVDDLLYSTKTSDDWFTNAAPGNPRAPFDQPFYLILNAAVGGNFTGCTSPGCITADLPQQFVVDYVRVYADTDNALPSVQILEPRSGSTLPRGDVAISVDVDDPDGSIDRVEFYDDFTYLGEATTPPYDFVWQNVFDGCFRIRARAIDDQGGTAESVSDITVGAGCGQAPFGDTVATLPGRIEAEDYDEGGPLVAYVDSDPTNNGGAYRPSEGVDLEATADVGGGFNLGWVQPGEWVEYTAIVASTGTFDLRARVASASGGGTFRLEVDGVDRTGAVAVPATGGWQSWVDVDFTADLESGLHVIRFVPLSGEFNLNWFEGLSVATS
- a CDS encoding NAD-dependent succinate-semialdehyde dehydrogenase, encoding MPFRTTDPTTGRTERTFDPLDRAGIDAAITRTHDAFVGFRNTPTPGRAEGLRKVAERLETRRDELARLATKEMGKRLAEAGSEVDKCAWVCRYYAEHAEEQLADEVVSTDAKASYVRHLPLGVVLAIMPWNFPYWQILRFAAPALAAGNTALVKPAPSTPQCGLAVAELFAEAGFPEGCVQTILVEPEQVPSILDDPRVRAVTLTGSEAAGSAVAEQAAKRIKPSVLELGGSDPFVVMPSADLDRALDAAVTSRMINNGQSCIAAKRFVVHEDVADAFTKGLVERVEALRLGDPSDDDTDIGPMATAALRDRLADQVDRSIEAGARARTGCEVVEGEGFFYRPGVLTDVPEDCPARTEELFGPVAVVHRARDLVHAIALANETRYGLGAAIFSRDDAECERAIRDLDAGCTFVNAFVKSDPRLPFGGTKASGYGRELARDGLLSFVNRKTVWVEG
- a CDS encoding SCP2 sterol-binding domain-containing protein encodes the protein MKLDDHPTVKTLRARRQVDSDPDPRSLKADELLTIAREAGADDAGLVAIDRPELAGERPHLERALPGVRTLLAYVVRMNREPLRATARSVANLEFHTVGHDVDAVGHRVVAALEARGVRALNPAMGFPMEVQDFPSRLWIVEHKTTAVAAGLGAMGVHRNVIHPRFGNHVLLGTVLVAQDVATQSEPLDYNPCLECKLCVSACPVGAIKPDGAFDFSACYHHNYHDFMANFARWEDRLADARSASDLRDRHREGESVAHWQSLSYGANYRAAYCLAVCPAGEDVIAPFLDDRKGYRQQVVDPLRDHDEPVYALPGSDAEAHVTRRFPHKEVRHVESGLRPQSISTFAEGLFLVFQAEQAKDVDATWHFTFRGTDDRALTVRVERGRLDVREGLHGDADLRIRADAETWIDFLNGRRGLLRSWITGRIRFRGSPRWLLRFARLFPV